The Saxibacter everestensis genome has a window encoding:
- a CDS encoding GbsR/MarR family transcriptional regulator, with protein MQRVVAFVLMNEMLGGDMAGDRLTLEERRSIAAGIVEGLGYAEIGRRLGRPTSTISREVSRNGHGQYSADRADESARHRVPKRVTSPALEDSSDKSRTFVGEFAGLLAATGMPRMAARVFTSLLISEAGSLTAADLVRGLRVSPAAVSRAIGYLEGMSLLSRQADHGRRERYLIGEDVWLTALHADSMAHARVADAATRGIAIFGPETPAGARLGVMGRFFGGLIEQMRGSDLADPTVRDSMTVLAALVHARRSLIADDLAAALGWTMKRIRAALTMIEGRPALADPFIVRSVGERYTVQARPDRLSPEQRAALRGTDRLPE; from the coding sequence ATGCAACGAGTCGTTGCATTCGTGCTGATGAACGAAATGCTGGGAGGCGACATGGCCGGCGACAGGCTCACACTGGAGGAGCGGCGATCGATCGCGGCAGGCATAGTTGAGGGTCTCGGCTACGCCGAGATCGGCAGACGGCTCGGTCGCCCGACGTCGACCATCAGTCGCGAGGTGAGCCGGAATGGCCACGGCCAGTATTCAGCGGACCGGGCAGATGAATCCGCTAGGCATCGTGTGCCGAAGCGCGTGACATCGCCCGCACTGGAGGACTCAAGCGACAAGTCACGCACATTCGTTGGAGAATTCGCCGGACTATTGGCGGCCACAGGCATGCCCAGGATGGCCGCACGCGTATTCACCAGCCTGCTGATATCAGAGGCCGGGAGCCTAACGGCGGCCGACCTGGTGCGCGGACTGCGGGTCAGCCCGGCGGCGGTTTCCAGAGCCATCGGCTACCTCGAGGGCATGAGCCTATTGAGTCGACAGGCCGACCACGGTCGCCGTGAGCGGTATCTCATCGGTGAGGACGTGTGGCTGACGGCATTGCACGCCGACTCGATGGCGCATGCCCGGGTTGCGGATGCGGCGACCCGCGGGATCGCGATATTCGGACCAGAGACTCCCGCCGGTGCCCGCCTCGGGGTGATGGGCCGGTTCTTCGGCGGACTCATCGAGCAGATGCGCGGCAGTGACCTCGCCGATCCGACCGTCCGCGACTCAATGACGGTGCTCGCCGCGCTTGTTCACGCACGGCGATCGCTGATCGCCGATGACCTCGCGGCCGCGCTCGGTTGGACCATGAAGCGCATCCGCGCGGCCCTCACAATGATCGAGGGCAGACCCGCATTGGCCGACCCGTTCATCGTGCGGAGCGTGGGGGAGCGGTACACCGTACAAGCCCGCCCGGACCGCCTCTCCCCGGAGCAGAGGGCCGCGCTACGCGGGACGGACCGCCTACCCGAGTAA
- a CDS encoding YciI family protein has protein sequence MAKYLLLKHYRGGPAPVVPFDPMDQWAPGEVDAHVQWMRDFAAKLEETGEYVNDQALSPEGTFVRYDGEGRPPVTDGPFAETKDLIAGWLIIDVDSYQRAIEVAGEFSAAPGQGGKPICEWLEVRPFYGSPSTIAE, from the coding sequence ATGGCGAAGTACCTGTTGCTCAAGCACTACCGCGGTGGTCCAGCTCCCGTCGTGCCCTTTGACCCTATGGATCAGTGGGCGCCGGGCGAGGTTGATGCGCACGTCCAGTGGATGCGCGATTTCGCGGCCAAATTGGAGGAAACGGGCGAGTACGTGAACGACCAGGCGCTCTCGCCGGAGGGCACGTTCGTCCGCTACGACGGCGAGGGAAGGCCCCCTGTCACCGACGGCCCGTTCGCGGAGACGAAGGACCTTATCGCCGGCTGGCTGATTATCGACGTGGATTCGTACCAGCGAGCCATCGAGGTGGCGGGGGAGTTCTCGGCCGCGCCGGGCCAGGGTGGCAAGCCGATTTGCGAATGGCTGGAGGTACGTCCGTTCTACGGCTCCCCGTCCACCATCGCGGAGTGA
- a CDS encoding RNA polymerase sigma factor, whose protein sequence is MNETLLRELIPAVTGVLVRRGADFATAEDAVQDALLRALATWPTAPPADPKGWLITAAWRKFVDATRAERSRLARETRVAAEPSPGATEGTADTLQLYFMCAHPSLTPASAVALTLRALGGLTTRQIAEAYLVPEATMAQRISRAKRTVSAVRFDEVGDLATVLRVLYLVFNEGYSGEVDLADEAIRLTRQVRSMIDDEEASGLLALMLLHHARRAARTTPGGTLVPLAEQDRSRWDTELIAEGVAILQAALARDRLGEYQAQAAIAALHADAQTVDETDWVQIVEWYDELDRLAGNPVVRLNRAVAVGEADGAHAGLSALEQADRAVPRYLAVEAYLRERAGDLSHAARLYGEAARAASNIAERDHLIRQAARLNGVVRG, encoded by the coding sequence GTGAACGAAACCCTGCTGCGGGAGCTGATTCCCGCGGTCACCGGTGTCCTCGTCCGTCGCGGCGCCGACTTCGCGACGGCCGAGGACGCCGTGCAGGACGCGCTGCTGCGGGCGCTGGCCACGTGGCCAACGGCGCCGCCGGCGGATCCGAAAGGCTGGTTGATCACTGCCGCCTGGCGCAAGTTTGTGGACGCGACGCGGGCGGAGCGGTCTCGGCTCGCCCGCGAGACCCGGGTCGCGGCCGAGCCGTCACCAGGCGCGACCGAGGGTACGGCCGACACCCTGCAGCTCTACTTCATGTGCGCGCATCCTTCGCTCACGCCGGCCTCCGCCGTTGCGCTCACGCTGCGGGCGCTGGGCGGTCTGACGACGCGCCAGATCGCGGAGGCGTACCTGGTACCCGAGGCAACCATGGCCCAGCGCATCAGCAGGGCCAAGCGAACTGTGTCAGCCGTGCGCTTCGACGAAGTCGGAGACCTGGCCACCGTCCTGCGGGTGCTCTATCTGGTATTCAACGAGGGGTATAGCGGCGAGGTCGACCTCGCAGACGAGGCGATCCGGCTGACCCGCCAGGTGCGGTCGATGATCGACGACGAGGAGGCGTCCGGTCTTCTCGCGCTGATGCTGCTGCACCATGCACGCCGCGCCGCGCGGACGACACCCGGCGGCACCTTGGTCCCGCTGGCCGAACAGGACCGGTCCCGTTGGGACACCGAACTGATTGCCGAGGGTGTGGCGATCCTGCAGGCGGCGTTGGCACGCGACCGCCTCGGCGAGTACCAGGCGCAGGCCGCAATCGCCGCCCTGCATGCCGATGCGCAGACGGTGGACGAGACCGACTGGGTGCAGATCGTGGAGTGGTACGACGAGCTCGACCGACTTGCAGGCAACCCCGTCGTCCGCCTGAACCGCGCCGTCGCGGTGGGTGAGGCGGACGGGGCACACGCCGGCCTGTCCGCACTCGAACAGGCGGACCGGGCGGTTCCCAGGTACCTGGCTGTCGAGGCGTACCTCCGGGAGCGGGCCGGCGATCTGTCCCACGCTGCCCGGCTGTACGGCGAAGCGGCCCGCGCTGCTTCCAACATCGCCGAACGCGATCACCTCATCCGACAGGCGGCTCGGCTGAACGGAGTGGTTCGAGGTTGA
- a CDS encoding peptide MFS transporter, giving the protein MSTGEPRPGVVEGTNNRDASETGSMEELTVSPEGARRRSASTPSEGPGGRFFGHPRGLLTLAGLQMWERFSFYGLLVVLAYYLYYSLTDGGLGLATPVAVAITGSYGGAVYAVQMLGAWIADRLVPARTVALCGGLLIMCGHIMLALVPGTAGLVAGLILIMVGTGGLAVNATAMVGNLYSKNDLRRDSGYSIYYMGITVGAFLGPLVTGGLQVEAGFHVAFGAAAVGMTIGIVQYIFGWKSLPSATKEIPNPLPKSKRLPALAIALLVLATIGLAVAACLITLENVSSIITAFIIVASVAYFAVILSSRSIDGKERRQVIAYIPIFLGTLLFWALLLQLATTMAVYMDTRVDLSLGTFTIPPAWIITSSSIFVAILAPVFAVVWARLGSRQPGAYTKIAIGIVVLGIGYAVFATGSGTEGSANSALIALLGMFIFAVGEIIVAPVAISTTTRLAPLAYKNQMMALYFLTMAGGSTLAGFLGAKYSPAQELLFFGGTAVAAVVIAVALILAGKIVGRSIRTN; this is encoded by the coding sequence GTGAGCACCGGTGAACCGCGCCCAGGGGTGGTGGAAGGTACGAATAACCGCGACGCCTCCGAAACGGGAAGCATGGAAGAGCTGACAGTTTCCCCCGAAGGGGCTCGTCGGCGGAGCGCTAGCACTCCTTCAGAAGGACCCGGTGGCAGATTCTTTGGCCACCCCCGCGGCCTGCTCACGCTGGCTGGATTGCAGATGTGGGAGAGGTTCAGCTTCTACGGCCTGCTGGTCGTCCTCGCCTACTACCTTTACTACAGCCTTACTGACGGCGGCCTCGGCCTTGCCACCCCGGTAGCCGTCGCTATCACCGGCTCCTATGGTGGAGCGGTCTACGCCGTCCAGATGCTCGGTGCCTGGATTGCAGATCGCCTCGTTCCAGCCCGTACAGTCGCGCTGTGCGGTGGTTTGCTGATCATGTGCGGGCACATCATGCTGGCCCTTGTCCCAGGTACCGCGGGTTTGGTAGCGGGCCTCATCCTGATCATGGTTGGTACAGGCGGTCTTGCGGTTAATGCCACCGCGATGGTCGGCAATCTGTACTCCAAGAACGATCTACGTCGTGACTCCGGGTACTCGATTTACTATATGGGAATTACTGTTGGCGCGTTCCTTGGTCCCTTGGTTACCGGCGGCTTGCAGGTCGAAGCGGGATTCCACGTAGCTTTTGGCGCGGCAGCGGTCGGAATGACGATTGGCATAGTTCAATACATTTTCGGCTGGAAATCCTTGCCGAGCGCTACCAAGGAAATTCCGAATCCGCTCCCGAAGTCAAAACGTCTTCCCGCCCTGGCCATAGCGCTACTCGTCCTTGCAACCATCGGATTGGCGGTGGCTGCCTGTCTCATCACTCTTGAGAATGTGAGTAGTATCATCACTGCCTTTATCATTGTGGCGAGCGTCGCATACTTTGCCGTGATTCTGTCATCACGCTCTATTGACGGGAAAGAGCGGCGGCAAGTTATAGCGTATATTCCTATTTTTCTAGGAACACTGCTCTTCTGGGCGCTGCTCCTACAGCTCGCAACCACCATGGCAGTCTATATGGACACCCGGGTCGATCTCAGCCTGGGAACCTTTACCATTCCACCTGCATGGATCATAACTTCATCAAGCATCTTCGTCGCGATCCTTGCCCCAGTCTTTGCCGTTGTCTGGGCACGTCTCGGAAGCAGGCAACCTGGGGCGTACACGAAAATCGCTATTGGTATCGTCGTCCTCGGAATCGGCTACGCAGTTTTCGCAACCGGCTCAGGGACGGAAGGCTCGGCAAATAGCGCTCTAATCGCTTTGCTCGGAATGTTCATCTTCGCGGTTGGCGAAATCATCGTGGCGCCAGTCGCTATCTCGACCACTACTCGACTCGCTCCGCTCGCTTACAAAAACCAGATGATGGCGCTGTATTTTCTTACTATGGCCGGAGGGTCGACGCTCGCCGGGTTCCTGGGCGCAAAGTACTCGCCCGCCCAGGAACTCCTCTTTTTTGGCGGCACCGCCGTCGCTGCCGTGGTGATCGCAGTTGCACTGATCCTGGCTGGCAAAATAGTTGGCAGGTCTATTCGAACCAACTAG
- a CDS encoding serine hydrolase domain-containing protein, with translation MTTISLETWLQPPHNRLSLHQVDRLVPHTAIASGQARRGLIRPHTQPNWSDHLVPLGCGREAPLREFLELTNTDAICVLHGDNVLYEDYFNGNKPESRHIAMSVSKSFCGMLAGVLVAEGRLDLSAETTAYLPELAGSSYGGSTVSQLLDMTATPDFDMTYTNPDSEVQAGDRSAGWRPRRDDDHEGTRAFLKSLRGSSDHGSVFQYCSATTDVLAWVLERAGAAPYARLLEDRIWKQIGAEDDALITVDEFGTPYACAGMSMRLDDLARFGRLILDGGRRNGRQIIPEEWIRSTALGGTFDTTEDDELIPGSYKNQWWVPGDSNGSFYAVGIFGQYLWLDPSTDITIAKFSSEPTPLAHGIEHLNALHSIASRAAAWTGPSHQAEGRHR, from the coding sequence GTGACTACAATTTCGCTCGAAACTTGGCTGCAGCCGCCACATAATCGCCTTTCACTGCACCAGGTTGACCGGCTCGTGCCACACACTGCGATTGCCAGTGGCCAAGCCCGGCGTGGCTTGATTCGTCCACACACGCAGCCGAATTGGTCGGATCATCTGGTACCGCTCGGATGCGGGCGCGAAGCGCCTTTACGGGAGTTCCTTGAGCTGACCAATACCGACGCCATTTGTGTCCTCCACGGCGATAACGTCCTCTATGAGGACTACTTCAACGGCAACAAGCCGGAGTCCCGGCACATCGCCATGTCGGTTTCGAAATCGTTCTGCGGGATGCTAGCGGGCGTTCTCGTCGCGGAAGGCAGGCTCGATCTCTCTGCGGAGACAACGGCCTATCTGCCCGAACTCGCCGGAAGCTCGTACGGCGGATCGACGGTGAGCCAGCTGCTCGACATGACCGCGACGCCTGACTTCGACATGACGTACACAAACCCCGACTCCGAAGTCCAAGCCGGCGATCGCTCTGCCGGCTGGCGGCCCCGACGAGACGACGACCATGAGGGAACTCGCGCGTTCCTCAAGAGTCTTCGAGGTTCGAGCGACCACGGTTCTGTCTTCCAATACTGCTCGGCGACCACCGACGTGCTCGCCTGGGTGCTAGAACGTGCTGGGGCGGCGCCCTATGCGCGACTTCTGGAGGACCGGATCTGGAAGCAGATCGGCGCCGAAGACGATGCGCTGATAACTGTCGACGAATTTGGCACACCCTATGCATGCGCCGGAATGAGTATGCGGTTGGATGATCTGGCCCGATTCGGACGGCTCATCCTCGACGGCGGCAGGCGCAACGGGCGCCAGATTATCCCCGAAGAGTGGATTCGCTCTACCGCCCTGGGCGGCACGTTCGACACCACCGAAGATGACGAACTTATCCCCGGCAGCTATAAGAACCAATGGTGGGTGCCTGGAGACAGCAACGGCAGCTTCTACGCCGTGGGCATCTTCGGCCAGTACCTCTGGCTCGACCCGAGCACCGACATCACGATCGCCAAATTCTCCAGTGAACCCACTCCGCTCGCCCACGGTATCGAGCATCTCAATGCGTTGCATTCGATAGCCTCCCGTGCGGCAGCCTGGACCGGCCCCAGCCACCAAGCGGAAGGGCGCCACAGGTGA
- a CDS encoding LysR family transcriptional regulator has protein sequence MELRHLRYFLAVVEYGTVTAAAEHLRVAQPAISRQLHALERNLGVELFTRKGPRLSVTYAGTEILKVASDLVARADRVEMVARQLSEGEIPQISIAAADTTISEIVAPFVATLTSSDVFVTVKQVESDKVHEAVRDTCDLGISASRPPSCGLDWHPLTSVPLRAYVAQTHRWARERYKEISVGELLREDLVLPIQSDPTRTALDDAVAAEARRYRSFENVPSPRLAQALAASGRGVGVATDLPRFDAYPVFIVSSTGEPVCLPIHTCWNPEHYAVASVREFVSRLEVFARTEVRDAAWRT, from the coding sequence ATGGAACTTCGACACCTGCGTTACTTCTTGGCTGTCGTCGAGTACGGCACCGTCACGGCGGCCGCGGAACATTTACGTGTGGCGCAGCCGGCAATATCGCGTCAGCTGCACGCGCTCGAGCGGAACCTTGGGGTTGAGCTTTTTACCCGTAAGGGACCGCGCTTATCGGTCACGTACGCCGGCACGGAGATACTGAAGGTGGCCTCAGATCTCGTGGCGCGCGCGGATCGCGTCGAGATGGTTGCTCGACAGTTGTCCGAAGGAGAGATACCGCAGATCTCGATAGCGGCAGCCGACACCACGATTTCGGAAATTGTGGCACCGTTCGTGGCCACTCTCACCAGCAGTGATGTGTTCGTGACGGTCAAACAGGTGGAATCCGACAAAGTGCACGAGGCAGTTCGTGACACTTGCGATCTCGGAATCTCCGCATCGCGTCCGCCGAGCTGCGGCCTGGACTGGCACCCCTTGACCAGTGTTCCTCTCCGAGCTTATGTGGCTCAGACACATCGATGGGCGAGAGAGCGTTACAAGGAGATTAGCGTCGGCGAGCTACTGCGCGAGGATCTGGTGTTACCGATTCAGAGCGACCCCACGCGCACCGCCCTGGACGACGCCGTCGCCGCCGAAGCTCGTCGATACAGATCGTTCGAGAACGTGCCATCGCCCCGGCTGGCGCAGGCCCTTGCGGCGTCGGGCCGCGGGGTTGGAGTGGCAACTGATCTACCGCGATTCGATGCATACCCTGTCTTCATAGTCAGTTCCACCGGAGAACCGGTGTGCCTGCCGATCCACACGTGTTGGAACCCTGAGCACTATGCGGTCGCATCGGTCCGGGAGTTCGTCTCACGGCTTGAGGTGTTTGCCAGGACCGAAGTCCGAGACGCCGCATGGCGCACCTAG
- a CDS encoding MFS transporter — protein MTQVRLTGEAGRMPSTYLWWLFGVIWTLGGMAVLTFGLVWVATGISGSAAGLVLSAGVIPRLILSLPGGSIADRFGAWPVMVFADCIMAVLAIALVIAISLVGTPLWLLVTVSAVVGVADAFYRPASGAFPRYLVPAPAMAQASAARQIVFQLIGVTGPVLGGILIVAASLAASAAAAAAGFAVMFLILLALRNRLLPVTRSPIKENLASSVGQGLRYAIVTTKVRIIIILLVAITGFVLPLTSLLIPLHVRDQAWLDVTAGFLVGSYGAGLLLSTLLFLFRPHSALTQIPSLGGLALTGIAMLAIALAPTPEVACIVTLAAGLGTGHFIARVAPALLTDVPDEYLSRIQGINVFVQTLPLLFTNSIFGWISDSLGTGTAIVVAAIGLLVIAIGTAFSAPARRL, from the coding sequence ATGACTCAAGTACGTCTTACGGGTGAAGCAGGTCGGATGCCGTCCACCTATCTGTGGTGGCTATTCGGCGTCATTTGGACCTTGGGCGGAATGGCCGTGCTCACCTTCGGCCTTGTTTGGGTGGCCACCGGGATCAGCGGCAGCGCCGCCGGATTGGTCCTTAGTGCCGGAGTCATACCCAGGCTCATATTGTCTTTGCCGGGCGGATCGATTGCTGACCGGTTTGGCGCATGGCCGGTGATGGTCTTCGCGGACTGCATTATGGCCGTCTTGGCAATCGCGTTAGTCATCGCGATTTCCCTTGTCGGAACCCCGCTATGGCTCCTTGTAACCGTCAGTGCGGTGGTCGGCGTTGCCGATGCCTTCTATAGGCCGGCATCCGGAGCATTCCCTAGATACTTGGTGCCCGCACCTGCTATGGCTCAGGCTTCCGCTGCGCGACAGATTGTCTTCCAACTCATCGGGGTAACAGGACCTGTGTTGGGTGGGATACTAATTGTTGCCGCATCGCTCGCGGCCAGTGCAGCGGCTGCCGCAGCAGGGTTTGCCGTGATGTTCCTGATCCTTCTTGCTCTCCGCAATCGGCTCCTGCCTGTGACCCGCTCCCCAATCAAGGAAAACCTCGCTAGTTCGGTTGGACAAGGTCTCAGATACGCAATAGTCACCACTAAGGTCCGCATCATCATTATTCTCTTGGTGGCCATCACGGGCTTCGTACTCCCTCTGACCAGCCTCCTCATACCTCTCCACGTGCGGGACCAGGCCTGGCTCGACGTAACGGCGGGGTTCCTCGTGGGTTCTTACGGCGCAGGGCTGCTGCTGAGCACTCTCCTGTTTCTTTTCCGCCCGCATTCCGCGCTCACCCAGATACCTTCCCTCGGCGGTCTGGCCCTCACCGGCATAGCTATGCTCGCCATCGCCCTGGCCCCAACGCCTGAAGTGGCATGCATTGTTACTCTCGCCGCGGGCTTGGGAACCGGGCACTTCATTGCGAGGGTGGCTCCAGCCCTTCTGACTGATGTGCCTGATGAGTACCTGTCGAGAATCCAGGGAATCAACGTCTTCGTGCAGACGCTGCCGCTCCTCTTTACCAACAGCATCTTCGGCTGGATAAGTGACAGCTTAGGTACGGGCACGGCCATTGTGGTCGCCGCAATTGGGCTGCTCGTAATAGCCATCGGCACGGCCTTTTCAGCACCGGCCCGTCGCCTTTGA
- a CDS encoding ArsR/SmtB family transcription factor, with amino-acid sequence MTYEGEAARDATAEEAKALAHPVRIRILQVLRGESKTNKEIAEVLGTTPGATLHHINLLADQGFIETQGVRAGRRGAREVPYSATGKTTILSFQENTPASMNVRSAILQSAVDSYTAASETDRFGEASITLHLTPERLAELRRKLQDLVTEYKDDPTTQATNKYGFFGAAYRHKTL; translated from the coding sequence ATGACCTACGAAGGTGAAGCTGCCAGGGACGCGACGGCGGAAGAGGCTAAAGCGCTAGCGCATCCGGTGCGAATCAGGATTCTGCAAGTCCTGCGGGGCGAATCCAAAACGAACAAGGAAATTGCCGAGGTGCTTGGTACAACGCCTGGGGCGACGCTACATCACATTAACCTGCTTGCTGATCAGGGGTTTATTGAGACGCAAGGAGTGCGCGCTGGCCGTCGGGGGGCGCGTGAAGTCCCATACTCGGCAACGGGCAAAACGACGATCCTTTCGTTCCAAGAGAACACTCCTGCATCCATGAACGTTCGTAGCGCCATCTTGCAGTCAGCCGTGGACTCCTATACTGCGGCATCCGAAACTGATCGTTTCGGTGAGGCATCAATCACCTTGCACCTCACACCAGAAAGGCTTGCTGAGCTCCGGCGAAAGCTTCAGGACCTCGTCACCGAGTACAAAGACGATCCAACGACTCAAGCAACAAATAAGTACGGCTTCTTTGGGGCCGCATACCGCCACAAGACGTTGTAG
- a CDS encoding putative immunity protein, with protein sequence MILPKVQDPRFVTIRRGGTLTDSNHQLLALWAASCAEHVLGLFESAQPEDRRPRQAIEHARAWVLGEVKMMQARAAGGHAMGAARDLRGAARHAAYAAGQAGAVAHVAAHELGAAAYAIKAARAAAPEGERETAGRLECQWQRDQLPEAIRELVLDDQALRNDICWSVFDC encoded by the coding sequence ATGATCCTCCCGAAGGTCCAGGACCCTCGCTTCGTGACGATCCGCCGCGGTGGGACTCTGACCGATTCGAACCACCAGCTCCTCGCCCTTTGGGCTGCCTCGTGCGCGGAGCACGTTCTTGGCCTCTTCGAGTCGGCTCAGCCCGAGGATCGTCGACCTCGTCAGGCGATTGAGCATGCCCGGGCCTGGGTGCTTGGCGAGGTGAAGATGATGCAGGCTCGCGCCGCAGGCGGTCATGCAATGGGCGCGGCCCGAGACCTGCGTGGAGCAGCACGACATGCCGCTTACGCCGCTGGCCAAGCCGGAGCCGTGGCCCACGTCGCCGCGCACGAGCTCGGCGCAGCCGCCTATGCGATCAAGGCCGCACGCGCTGCCGCACCGGAAGGCGAACGCGAGACCGCGGGGCGACTCGAGTGCCAATGGCAGCGTGACCAACTCCCGGAAGCGATTCGCGAGCTTGTACTTGATGACCAGGCGCTGCGGAACGACATCTGCTGGTCTGTGTTCGACTGCTGA
- a CDS encoding GNAT family N-acetyltransferase, with product MVMIRAAHPRDTGALADLARTAYARYVERMGTEPAPMQADYASLVDAGQVWVAEHDGDLVGLLVLKLEHDHLLLDNVAVSPDAQGLGIGAQLLAFAEEQAREHCLAEVRLYTNEAMTENLAYYPRHGFIETHRGTDHGYRRVFFSKYL from the coding sequence ATGGTGATGATTCGAGCAGCGCACCCGAGAGACACTGGAGCGCTGGCTGACCTGGCTCGCACCGCTTACGCGCGCTACGTGGAGCGCATGGGCACGGAACCGGCCCCTATGCAGGCGGACTATGCGTCACTGGTCGATGCTGGTCAGGTCTGGGTGGCAGAGCACGACGGTGATCTTGTGGGACTACTCGTCCTCAAGCTGGAGCATGACCACCTGCTGCTCGACAATGTCGCCGTCTCACCCGATGCTCAGGGATTGGGCATCGGCGCGCAATTGTTGGCCTTCGCCGAGGAGCAGGCGCGAGAACACTGTCTGGCCGAGGTGCGGCTCTACACCAACGAGGCAATGACTGAGAACCTTGCCTACTATCCCCGGCATGGGTTTATCGAGACCCATCGCGGTACCGACCATGGCTACCGACGCGTGTTCTTCAGCAAGTACCTCTGA